The DNA segment TCAAGTTGttacaacttaaaaatttttgtagGTTCAAAAGATCATCTTTACCcctaaagagaaagaacaaaatgaaacccTAACCAACCAATGGCTTGGACACAGGAAGGGGACTCCCAGTTACTTCATATTGACTCATTCATTGTTCATGCacattaaaaacactttaaaaaatcttgttcATTGGTCCTCTACTTAAAAGGGGGGGAAATACTGGCCAATATCACCCTCTAGGTTCTTCCAGATCTGCATGTGGAGTTTGCAGTAGTAATTAACCATATTAAATACAAGTCTGTGTGTTTTAAAGGAGAGAGTCTGGCTTGCTCAGGGTCTTGAGGGGTCGGGTTTCTAAGGCAGTCCATCAGTGTAGACCTGAGCTACTCCCCACAGCCTCTTCCTAAGACTGTCAGCTACAAGGGGAACAGAACACTGGAGCTGGTAGTTGAAACTATACATGCCGGAAGTGGTCTTAAAGGCAGTTCCCACCACATTACCACAGAAATTTCATCTTTAGGTACCTGGAGTGTTTAAGGATTATAATAACAGCAAGATTCACCAGAATCCCTAGCAAGGACATTTTGGACAACACATAGACCTTTCTCTTACTAAACATACATCATAGTGACTAGGAGAGCTCTCTATATATTCACCTCAAAATAACGCAAATATTTTAAGTTGTTTCTAAAAGCTCATGATTCTTCAGTACAAATTTGCAAAGCTTAATATGATTGTGTAAGATGATACTGTGTGAAGATTTTACATGGAATGAAACATTTTTGTAGAAATCAACCACAATACTTTAAAGACCCAGAGTAAAAATATCAAGGAAATGCTCAAATGCACATCAAACACCAAATTTTCATTCACACATCTCTACATGGTAAGCTGGCAAagaacttttttctctcttatcagGAATTTAGCATTCATCCTTACTGTAGATTCCTGTCTCTGCTGAATGGAAAAAATGTTTCTCAAAACCACTTTCTACCCCAAAAGCAAATGTACTGGAGAGAAGGAAACACTTCATTGAAATGCTCACATCTATGCCCATACACACAGCAGCATCCCCTCACATTAGCTTCTACACAAAACCTACCAGCTAGGAACCTGTGAGGCATGTATTTCAACCAAAAGTCTGAACAATGTGCATCATCAAGGCTTTGTTATTGGTAATTCCATGGAGGAGAAAAGTAGGGGTGATCCACATCTCTAATAGGTAGCTTAAAATCTGTCCCCCACCCCCGGTAAGCAAGACAATCTCAATTTACTAAGTAAAAGTTCAGATTTTAAATTGTAAGTATCATTGCTAAACTCTTCTAGAAGAGGTAAAAGTCCACAGTGGGTGACTGCCAAAAGGCGAGACTGTAGCAAGTGACTGGTACCCCATTAAGTGTCCTTAAAAAATCTCAATTAAAAAGTGACTCTTTGACTCAAAAGAAACTTCAGTACTACTTCTAAACACTTCATTTACTGGAATGCACTTGAACTAAACTATTAATATAAGTGCCTAGATGacaatttaaagagaaaagatgacCCTCACCCAGCCCGGATAGTTCTTAAATATCACAGTCCACATGAAGTGGTACTTGAACTGAAACGCAAAAAACATTTAATTGTTTAGGAACTACCAATGTTCTACAATATTTTCACTATACATGGAATCAAAGGTAGTGTTGAAACTCACTTTTAACTTGATGTTCAAAGCAAACTACACATAAGGAAAGGGAATCTTCTGTGGCAAGCTGGCGTGACCTTACCAGCTATGGAATCTGAGAAGCTGTTCAGAACAGGAGGAAAACAGGCTTCACCTAAACTGAGCATAGATACTGAAGTTAAGCATCTGTCAGCCATTTAAAGGCATTTGGTGTCAGTATCTTAAAAGATTAAGATGCTTTAAAACAAAACCCTTATAAGAATATCAAAGATTTAGGGAATTCTCCTCATAAATAACCAAATTTCTATGGCTTCAGTTGTCACCCTACTGCTGAGGTAGGTGACCAGGATTCATCAAAAGAGACAATCTTTTGGAAATTCCCCAAGAAAAATCTTGCATAATCAGTTGGTTTCTTAAACCTGTGTCCAATTGCTTTTGATagtttttgtcttgttcttttctttcatttacacttttaaaaagagGTTGTCCAAGCAACTGTTCCTTCCCTCAAGCTCTGGCAGAGTAGCATCTCATATACTCTGTCATCCATGGGTTCTCTGAGGAGGCAGGCTTGACCCGCCTATTTTTCTCCACATCAGCAGAGTGAGCCCGCTGCCTCTGAGCCGCCAGCCtcctcttctccacctgccttctgcTCTTGGCTCGCAATGCTGATTCATGGATCTAAGGGGAGTCAGAATGAATGAACAGTCACTCAAGTGGCTTTGGCACTAATTTTCCAGAATATTCACAATGAAGCTTCCTCCAGGTCACCTGCAGCAGGGCAGAGGCAAGTCAGTCTCACCATATTCAGGACTTCTGTGAATAAAAGTTTCTCCAGAAGAGCCATTCCCCTGAGTTCTGTCTTACCCATTGTCAGCAATACAGAAACTAGGCAACAGAAAATGTCCACCGGACTACATTTCAGTTTAAATGGTAAGCAACTAATCTACATGTGCCTTGAGAAACTGCCTCTGGAAAAGGATTGGAACTCCTTAGCATTAAGCAAGAATAAGTATTCCATTGaaggaatttatatattttatagcaaAATACTAAAAGATTTCAAGATTTTACCACCTAGGTGTTTAATGAACCCCATTCAACTTAACTCCACAGGATTGCCAGAGGACAACTCTGTTATCTCAAATATCACTCCAAACAACACTATCTGCTAGAGTTCAGAAGTCTGTTCAGTAAACTTGGACTGCAGTATTTAATGAGAATTCAAACAGCCTGCACCTCTGCTTCTCTTCACTCCTTCTTTGCTTTGGGCTGGTGGATGCTGTTAGCACTAACACAATCATTGCTGTATGACCCCACACGTGAGGCGCCCTCATCTGCCTTGTTCTCAGGTCTTTGCATGGGGACATGCCAGGCCTGGGTCCAAGGAGAACTAAACCTTGGGGGAGGGATGATCAGGGGACATGCAATCACTCTAATTTAATCCAAAGAGAAAACAGGAGTCTAGATAGATGTGGAGAACCACAGAAGATGTGATCTGATAGACAGATAGCAACAAAGGGGCTGAGGCGTGAGATGCCAGTTATCAAGTCCAACAGAGCAGGAGCCTCTCAGGAGGCCAGAGGCAAATCTAGACCGGCAGCTGCTAGCCCTGGCTGTGCCCCTCGGCTATACCTCCTGGGCCCCAGGAACTTGAGAGCCCTGCGTCCTGCCCCTTCTCCACCTGGCTCAGTGTCAGTAAAACCTTCCagctaccagttcagttcagttcagtccctcagtcgtgtccgactctttgcgaccccatgaactgcagcacgtcaggcctccctgtccatcaccaactcccggagttcacccaaactcatctccatcgagtcagtgatgccatccagccatttcatcctctgtcgtccccttctcctcctgccctcaatctttcccagcatcggggtcttttccaatgagtcagctctttgcatcaggtggccaaagtactggagtttcagcttcagcatcagtccttccaatgaatacccaggactggtctcctttaggatggactggttggatctccttgcagtccaagggacttgcaagaatcttctccagcaccacagttcaaaagtatcaattcttcggcactcagctttcttcacagtccaactctcacatctatacatgaccactggaaaaaccatagccttgactagaccacagtccaactctcacatccatacatgaccactggaaaaaccacagccttgactagatggacctttgttggcaaagtaatatctctgcttttcaatatgctatctaggttggtcataactttccttccagggagtaagcgtcttttaatttcatggctgcaatcaccatctgcagtgattttggagcccaaaaaaataaagtcagccactgtttccattgtttccccatctatttcccatgaagtgatgggaccagatgccatgatcttagttttctgcatgttgagctttaagctaactttttcactctcctctttcactttgatcaagaggctttaagttcctcttcactttctgccataagagtggagtcatctgcatacctgGCTCGGTGTCAGCAAAAACTCCCAGCAAAACCCCAATCTCTAGGCAGCTAACATCCTGCATCCTGTTTGCGATCAGATGCCCAGTCCTGGGCTTTCCTTGGCCCATCTGAGACCTACCATGTCCCAAAACATCACAGCAACCACAGGTATGATAGCCAGTGGCAGCCAGGCCAACCCCACCCTCCAGGGGAAAGCAGAGAAGCCCGTTCACTGGCACCTACCTCACGCATGGGTGCAGAAGCACAGACGTTGTGAGTTTTCTGGCTTCCTGTATCCGTCTGTTTCTCTCCCCACCCATAGAGGGCAAACGGGTGCCTGTGTTCTTTTATTCTAGTGGATGACCTCTGAGGACTCTTGGTTTTCCTGCTTCCTCGGGCAGCTAAGGCACTTGGTGGTTGCTGAGGGTCAGTACTGCTGGCTGATTTTTCAGGGTCTCTCATCCTGATCTGTCGTTCAGGTTTCTCTTTTACATCTTTCACTGGCAGTGCTTTTTGAAAAAGGAGATAGAACAGGATGAATGCTTTAAATTCAGGTTTACATACAATTacacataatttaaatatttgggATGAAAAATTCATAATGCCTAATTAAGTAACTTTTTTACTTACAGCTTGATTCTACAAGTTTCACTTAAAATGGACAGACAGAAACAAGTTAGtctatctcattttaaaatcaacaaTAAATACCAAGACTGAACCAAGCCTATTCAAAAGTAACAACCATCATTCGCATTCTGAGATTACGAGTCTCAATTGAATACTAAAAGCTAAAAGGCTAGAAAACACCAGGGCCTAATGGCTTTCCCCATGATAAATCCAGTCATTTACCATCTTGCTTCAGGGACAGATTTGGACTGGCGGCAATCATTCATCAGCTGCAAAGGGTCAGTTTTTAAGTTACTCAACTGGAGTTTCAGGATTGTACTGCTTTGTCATGCTCCAAAACTATGGAAAATGCTCCTTTCAGCTCTCCCGAGCTCCTTATAAGAGCTGGCTGGTGACCTTAACATGAAAAGCCCTCCATCACAATAAGGAGCGTTTTCCATAGCTCCTCACCTCCATGTACAGCTGCATGCACCCAGGGGGAGGAGCTGGGAAGAGGACTCTTATTCATGACAACATGAACCAGGGCCCCTAGCCTACACAGTCCTAAATCTGGCATCAAGGCTGGTAAAACTCTGGTGGGGAATGGACTGCACACCTGAGGTGTACTCAGACATTCAGGACACACTCCAGAACATAGCTGTTTCCCCT comes from the Bos javanicus breed banteng chromosome 28, ARS-OSU_banteng_1.0, whole genome shotgun sequence genome and includes:
- the CCSAP gene encoding centriole, cilia and spindle-associated protein isoform X2, coding for MSPGSGVKSEYMKRYQEPRWDEYGPCYRALRHYRLGRRLLEQAHAPWLWDDWGQAGASDDSASSASSGTGAPAPQCAPASPPPPPPAEPEGRVGPEEREVEAAGDAETRDAVDAEDAALPALPVKDVKEKPERQIRMRDPEKSASSTDPQQPPSALAARGSRKTKSPQRSSTRIKEHRHPFALYGWGEKQTDTGSQKTHNVCASAPMREIHESALRAKSRRQVEKRRLAAQRQRAHSADVEKNRRVKPASSENPWMTEYMRCYSARA
- the CCSAP gene encoding centriole, cilia and spindle-associated protein isoform X1, which codes for MGPVGDRAARKGGHSGPTCGTMSPGSGVKSEYMKRYQEPRWDEYGPCYRALRHYRLGRRLLEQAHAPWLWDDWGQAGASDDSASSASSGTGAPAPQCAPASPPPPPPAEPEGRVGPEEREVEAAGDAETRDAVDAEDAALPALPVKDVKEKPERQIRMRDPEKSASSTDPQQPPSALAARGSRKTKSPQRSSTRIKEHRHPFALYGWGEKQTDTGSQKTHNVCASAPMREIHESALRAKSRRQVEKRRLAAQRQRAHSADVEKNRRVKPASSENPWMTEYMRCYSARA